In Drosophila suzukii unplaced genomic scaffold, CBGP_Dsuzu_IsoJpt1.0 scf_8, whole genome shotgun sequence, the DNA window ATCCAATGATGGGGAACCTATTCAGGACAGACAGTAGTAGTCAAGGAGAAACGTCCAACTATCAAAGACCATACCGAAATTATCAAAACAGGAATAATAAGTGGAATTATGGACAGAATAGCCGAGGCAGACAGTGGTATGGAaacaataattataacaacaaCAAGCCTAGAGAGGGCCAGCTAGCCATCCAAGCGGCTGGCGACGCAGTAGGCAGTGGACAGACTAGAATGACTAGGAATTCGAACTTTTCCGGGCAATCATATAATTCGAACAATTCAAGGCAGTCGAATAACACGATCGATTCAAGACGGTCATATAATTCGACTCAGAGCAGCAACGCAGAGAGGGGCGGAAATCGACCGTCGACAAGCGGTCAGTTACATAATATTCAGGAGGATGATGCAAATTTTTCGCAATCAGCCTCGAACAACCAACAGGATATTTAGGAGCTAGAAGGGGCCACTCCACCCTACCATATGTAAAGATCAAAATCACTCCACAAAAAACAATAAAGTTACTAATTGATACAGGATCTACTTACTCCTTCATTCGTCCCGAATTAGCTCAATCGCAGTACGTGAAGGAGCTGAAAGACCCCATTGCCATTAAAACAATTACACAGTCCCACACTATTCTGCAAGAAGCACACGTACCAATGTTCAGAGAATTCGGAGGAGTAGGAAAAATGAGGTTATTACTTTTCAAATTCCACcaattttttgaaggtttaATAGGTATAGATTTGCTACAACAAATGAAAGCCGTGATCGATATTGAGAAAGGTCGGTTCCGTACGGTAGACACAGAATTGCAGATACATTTCGCTAAGTATAGACCCAGCGAGGTCCACTCAATAGAAGCAGGGACAAAGACAGTCATTCCTATTCCGGTACAGGTACCCGATAGAGATTTTTTGTTAAACAAAACAATAGTAAAGGAGGATTTGATAATTTCAGAAGGAATTTATAGGGCAGTGGCTGGAAGGAGCCTGGTTGAAATAACAAACTATGCAGAGCAAGACCAGGAATTATTTTTAGAGGAGCCGTTGGAAGGTGCTGAATTCGAAACTGACCAACATTTCGAGCTCAACAATATAGAGGTGGCAGACAATGAAAATAGGAGGATACCATTCGATAAGATCAGAACGGAACACTTGAATAGAGAGGAGCTTGAAGAGCTCCAACGAATTTGTAAGAAATATCCGAAAGTATTCCATAAAGAAGGAGACCATTTGTCATTCACTAATGCGGTCAAGCACCAAATTAGAACGGATGACGACATACCGGTGTACGCAAGGCCGTACAGGTATGCATTCCAAGAAAGACAGGAGGTGAGAAGACAACTAGAAAAGCTGTTAGAGCAGAAAATCATTAGACATAGCCATTCTCCTTGGAGTGCGCCGGTGTGGCTAGTGCCCAAGAAAAAGGATGCCTCCGGAGAGAGGAAATGGAGAATGGTGGTGGACTATAGAAAACTCAATGAGAAGGTAATTAAAGACAGATACCCTATGCCATTAATCAATGACGTATTAGATAGCTTGGGTAGGGCTAAATATTTCTCAACTTTAGATCTGGCGAGTGGATACCACCAGATCGAGGTGAAGGAAGAAGACATCCCAAAAACTGCCTTCTCGGCAGAAGGGGGTCACTTCGAATATGTCCGAATGCCGTTCGGGCTAAATAACGCCCCAGCAACATTTCAAAGGTTAATGAATAATATTTTCGGAGAGTTACTTGGGAAGTGTTGTCTGatatatatggatgacattatGGTGTACTCGACATCCCTGCAAGAACACGTAACGGATTTAGAAAAAGTTTTCAAGAAGCTAGCGGAGGCAAACTTCAAGTTGCAATTAGATAAGACAGAATTTTTAAGAAAGGAAGTGGAATACTTAGGACACGTAGTAACCCAGCAAGGAATCAGACCGAACCCAGGAAAGATCGAAGCGATAAAAAGATTCGAGATTCCCAAGACTAGGAAGCAGATAAAGTCGTTCCTAGGTCTGTGAGGATACTATAGGAAGTTCATAAGAGATTTCGCGGCTATAACAAAGCCATTGACAAGACAGTTGAAAGGAAAGAGGGCTGTGCAGATAGACCAGGAATATAGAGATGCATTTGAGCTATGCAAGACCTTACTGTGCAATGACCCAATCTTACAGTTTCCTGACTTTGCTAAACCTTTCATACTCACCACAGATGCAAGTAATTATGCTATTGGCGCCGTCCTATCCCAAGGAAATTTGGGAACGGAcagaccaatagcatacgctAGTAGAACCCTGTCAGAATCAGAAGTAAATTATGCCACAATAGAAAAAGAAATGCTCGCCATTATTTGGGCGATTAAGCATTTTAGGCATTATGTATTTGGCACAAAGTTCAAGATAGTCACAGACCATAGACCATTAACATGGTTAATGAGTGTCAAGGAACCCGATTCCAAGCTGGTGAGATGGAGACTCCAAATGTTGGAGTACGACTATGAAATTGTATACAAGAAGGGTTCGCTGAATGTGGTGGCTGACGCACTGAGCAGAATTCAGCCGGAGCTCAATGTGTTGGAAGATGCCTCAGAGATGGCAACCAATGGAGAGACAACCCACTCTGCGGGGGAAGATCTCCAGTTGGGATTTCCAATATCAGAGAAACCACTAAACGAGTATAACATTCAGGTGGTCATACAGGAAGGTAGAGTAAGGAGAAAAGATAAACAAATTCCATTCAGGAATAAATTAAGAATAACTTGGACGGAAAACTGTTTTGATGAGGAAACAATTGGTCGTAGGTTAAAAGAAATCCTAAAACCCAAAAGAACGGTGGCGCTATTGATCCCAGAAAATCTGGTGATTGTGATTCAAAACGTTTATTGCAAATACTTTGCTTACAGTAAGTTGTATAGGGCAATAAGATGTACAGTCTCTTACAGTCCGGATATAACGGAGAAAAACGAGCAAGAACAGGTTATTAAAGAATATCATGAGAAAAGCAACCATAGGGGGATAGAAGAGACGTTAGCTCACCTCAAAAGGAATGTGTTTTTCGTACACATGAGACAGGCAATTGCACAAACGATAAATAATTGTGACAGTTGCCAGACTCAGAAGTACGATAGGAGACCAAACAAGATAATATACAGCCTGACAGAAACACCAGAGAGGCCTATGGAAATAGTGCACATTGACTTGTATTTTATAAACAAGAAAAGTGTACTAACCATAATTGACAAGTTCTCGAGATATGCTTGGGGATTAACAATTCCAGCAAAAGAAAGCGTAAATATTGTTAAGGCAGTAAAGAGCTTCATGGCCTTATTCGGAGTGCCGAAGAAGATAATCTGTGACCAAGGAGTTGTAGTAGGACATATACTGACATGGCCCACTGTACGACATATGATGTAATATATTAATACGACACCCACTGTACTATAGAATAAGCGGGAAACCTAGTTTAAGTTAACTGTAAACGTTATATTGTCATCCCTTTCTACCAAGTACTGCAGCATAGGAGATCGCAGATACGTATACCTGCCTCGCTCACACGGATGAGCGAGAAGTAGGAAGAGGGAGAATCGTTGCGACACTCTGTGTTATACGTTCGAAGGAAGCGGTTgtgaaattaagaaataaagaGTTAAAACTAAAGCTATCGCCGGAGTACATTTATTGCCTATTACAATATCAGAAGTGGTTCTTACTCAAAATGCCTGACATAGATTTAAATCAATTCACGGTCGTTCAGTTAAAAAACTGGCTAAATGTGCTCGGGCTGCAAACCTCAGGCTCGAAAGCAGAATTGATGGCGCGTCTGCAGACCCTATCATCAGAAGCACGTGGTGATCCACCAAATGGAGCCTCATTCAACAGCCAGCAGCCGCTAGAAACCGAATTAGAGGGAGCCGCATCATTGCCGCTGCAACAACATTTGGAAGGCGCACAGGAAGCTCTGTTCGACTCTGGTACGATGACGTCACAGGCAGTGGACGATATACGCACGGAGAACGTTTCTCTGGTAGATGTCGAAAGGGTGAAGCTGCAGAAAATTCTCGACGAAATCGCCGCAAACAAGGCCATATTGCAACAGCTTCAGGCGGAGATCGCTGACGTCACCAGGGACAAACCAAATCATGCTCAGGAAGTCCATGACGTCATCGAATGCAACATCGAAACTTCTGGCAACCCTAACAGTTTCGCTTGCATTGACGCTGTTAACGCTAACAGCCCCAGGGTTAACAGCGCCAGGGATAACTTTGATATCGATATTTCTAGTGTTGGAAAGCACGCCACAGACAGTGCTGATCAATGCCAGTTTGCAAATGTAAACAAATTGTTACAATCTCCCGCAACAACACTCGCATTGGCAAAGGAAGTAACGATGGACTACGACGGCAACTCGTGTGCCCGTAACTGGGTCACACAGCTGCAAAACATTGCGCAGGTGTACAACTTGGACTCGTTTGGTGTGCGCATGCTTCTTATTGCCAAACTAAAAGGAAAAGCCCAAGTTTGGCTGCACGCAAACGCAACACGCATTTTGGAGCCAACCGACCACCTTTGTGAGCAGCTGATCCTAGCATTTGCAACTAAGATGTCAAAGGGGGAGCTGAGGAACGCGTTCCAAAATCGTCAGTGGCGTTCAGGAGAAAGGTTCGCTTCTTATTTCGAGGAGAAAGTTATGCTGGCCAACGATATAAACATCGACAAGGAGGAGCTCCTCGAAAACATCATCGAAGGAATTCCAGCACCAGGGCTACGCGACCAAGCTCGCATACAATGTTTCGCCGAACCTGGGCAGATTTTGAAAGCCTTCTCTGCAATCCGTTTACCTGAACGAAAGCAGGAGGTCAATTCTTCGCAGCGCTCTTCCGAAAAGATTGCAGACACAAAGGACTTCCGTTGCGCCAATTGCAACTCAAAGGGCCACTACGCCAAGGACTGTCAGAAACCGAAACGAGAGCCCGGATCATGCTACGCATGTGGCAAATTTGGACACTTTGTGGGTCAGTGCCCTGAGCGTAAAAGCgcaaatgcaaataaatacgtaagatttatacaaatatttttttacaacaGTCCTAAAACCCCATTAATTGCAGCATGCCTCATAGACACTGGCAGCCCAATATCATTCGCCAAAACAGCTATTATTTCCTCTAAAATTAAGATGGAGTTCGTCTCTGAAAACTACTTTGGGCTGAATAAAAGCCAACTGAAAATTTATGGAAGAATACTTTGTTACATAATTAAAAATCGAttgaaatgttatttttacCTTTATATTGTGCCCAATGAGTCTATGAGCCATGAGGTTGTTCTTGGGAGGAATTTTATGGATGCTTGCGATTTAGAATTAGATTTAAGCGCCTTAAAAATGATCACAATTGAGCCTACGAATGCCGATTGTAATGAAAGAGTATGCAATGCCTGGGAATTCAAATTAACGCATAATTTAGATGCTAGCAAGGAGCCGGAAAGTGCTATCGAAATTCTGAAGGAAACAGTTAGTGAAACAGTTAGTGATACAGTTAGTGAAACAGTTAGTGATACAGTTAGTGAAACAGTTAGTGATACAGTTAGTGAAACAGTTAGTGAAACAGTTAGTGATACAGTTAGGGAAACAGTTAGTGACACACTTAGTGATACAGTTAGCAAACCAATTAATAATAAAGTTAAAGAAACAGTAAAAGATACAGTTAGAAAAACAATTGGTAATACAATTAGTAATTCAATAATTGATTCATTTAGCGAAGAAGTTGATGATACAGTTATACAAAAAAGTGGTAGTACAGGTACTGAAACAGTTAGTTTTAGAGATTGTGGAGCAATAAGAGTTTCGATCAGGAATAAAGACGACCCTATAGTCAGTAAGGCAACCGGTCCGTCCATCGACGAAGTTAGTGAGGGCGGTATAGTCAATAATAGAAATGAAAGCAATATGTCTAAAACGATTCGTGAAATGCTTAGCATAAACTATATGGATGACGAAGACACTGATTACATATGCGGTACAATTGATAATCAAGATCTTCTACCTCAATTAAAGAAGATAATTGAATACAATTACATTAGGGTAGAGAAACCAAAGGAACCGTTTATTAAAAGTGagataaaacttaatttagaAAGCTCGAAACCGTTTAGCTGTGCTCCGCGGCGGCTTGCCTACGCGGAAAAAGAAAAACTGCAAAAACTTTTGGACGATTATTTAGAGAACGGGATCATTCAGCCAAGCCAGTCTGAATTTGCTTCTCCCATAGTTTTAGTGAAGAAAAAAACCGGGGACATACGACTTTGCATAGATTTTAGAAAACTCAACAGGGTTTTAATTAAAGACAATTACCCTATACCGCTTATCGATGACCTGTTAGACAAGTTAGCTAgtaaaaaagtattttcaaaaCTTGATCTAAAAAACGGTTACTTTCACGTTTTTGTCAATAAAGAatcaattaagtatacttctTTTGTAACACCGTTAGGCCAATTTGAATTTCTTAGAATGCCAATGGGACTGAAAACGGCTTCAGCAGTTTTTCAaagatttataaataaaatcttcGATGATCTTATTAGAAAGGATCAAGTAATTGtgtacatggacgacattatgATCGCTAGCAAAGATGTTAATGAACATTTTCAGATTTTAAAGGAGGTGTTTCACAGATTAGCAAAGAATAAGTTGGAGCTACGTATGGATAAATGTGAGTTCCTGCAACAAAGCATTAAATATTTGGGTTTCATTATAAACGGCGAGGGCATCAGAGCTGATGATAAAGGAATAGAGGCAATTCAAAATTTTCCGATACCAGACAAAACGCAACATGTCCAAAGTTTTTTGGGCTTATGTTCTTATTTCCGTAGATTCattaaagatttttcgactCTAGCCAAACCTTTATATGATCTCTTGAGAAAAGACGAGAAATTCCATTTTGGAGAAAAGGAAATGAGCTGCTTTATGATGCTTAAAAATAAGTTAGTTGAAGCGCCAGTGCTAGCCTTATATAACCACAAAGACGAAGTAGAGCTACATTGCGATGCCAGCGCTCTTGGTTTCGGAGCCGTACTACtccaaaagaaagaagacggAAAATTGCAccccattttttatttttccaaacGCACCAGCATTGCTGAATCGAAATACCATAGTTTTGAGCTTGAAACCATGGCCATTATTCACGCATTGCGTAGATTTAggatatatttatttggtAGGCATTTCAAGATTATAACTGTAATAGGCAATAAATGTACTCCGGCGATAGCTTTAGTTTTAACtctttatttcttaatttcacAACCGCTTCCTTCGAACGTATAACACAGAGTGTCGCAACGATTCTCCCTCTTCCTACTTCTCGCTCATCCGTGTGAGCGAGGCAGGTATACGTATCTGCGATCTCCTATGCTGCAGTACTTGGTAGAAAGGGATGACAATATAACGTTTACAGTTAACTTAAACTAGGTTTCCCGCTTATTCTATAGTACAGTGGGTGTCGTGTTAATATATTACATCATATGTCGTACAGTGGGCCATGTCAGTATATGTCCTACTACAACTCGGCCATCCTGACTGTATGATCCCCTGATCACTGTGAACATCaattaaagtttatttatttacaaaatgtGTTGCAGTTCTTATTAATTTATCTTATAAGTAGtgataattatttttatacatattttatttctgtttttttttttcatttctttttggAACCTACCCAATgcttaatattatttatgctCCATACACCTTGATAAGGGTTGCGCGATACCTGGAATCCTTCAACATCTTTTAACAAAAATCTGTCATTTCTTAGTACTTTTGAAATTACATACGGGCCCTTGTTCTTCGGGATTAACTTTCT includes these proteins:
- the LOC139355082 gene encoding uncharacterized protein → MDYDGNSCARNWVTQLQNIAQVYNLDSFGVRMLLIAKLKGKAQVWLHANATRILEPTDHLCEQLILAFATKMSKGELRNAFQNRQWRSGERFASYFEEKVMLANDINIDKEELLENIIEGIPAPGLRDQARIQCFAEPGQILKAFSAIRLPERKQEVNSSQRSSEKIADTKDFRCANCNSKGHYAKDCQKPKREPGSCYACGKFGHFVGQCPERKSANANKYHAS